A stretch of the Candidatus Hydrogenedentota bacterium genome encodes the following:
- a CDS encoding TlyA family RNA methyltransferase, which produces MKERLDIIVSRLAGVTRSRAQGMILTGMVYSVSGEKLDKPGARFEENVSIEIREEHPFVSRGGEKLVAALDAFDLDVNGVIAIDVGASTGGFTDCLLQRGAARVYAVDVGYGQLAWKLRQDSRVVVMERTNIRHVSPADLPERPNFFVADCSFISLKLVLPPLKALVTPDAVGVVLVKPQFEAGRNAVGKGGVVRDSKIHDAVLTDVAASARDLGFLSDRVIPSPLLGPAGNKEFLMELKVAHHA; this is translated from the coding sequence TGAAAGAGCGCCTCGACATCATCGTTTCTCGTCTAGCAGGCGTCACAAGGTCGCGCGCACAAGGCATGATTTTGACCGGTATGGTCTATTCAGTTAGCGGCGAGAAACTCGACAAACCCGGCGCGCGCTTCGAGGAAAATGTGTCCATCGAAATTAGAGAAGAACACCCTTTTGTCAGCCGTGGCGGCGAGAAACTGGTCGCTGCACTTGATGCCTTTGACTTGGATGTGAATGGCGTCATCGCCATCGATGTCGGTGCGTCCACCGGTGGGTTCACGGACTGCCTGCTTCAGCGTGGCGCGGCACGCGTGTATGCCGTGGATGTGGGGTATGGACAACTCGCCTGGAAATTACGGCAGGATTCGCGCGTGGTCGTCATGGAAAGGACCAATATCCGCCATGTCTCGCCCGCCGATTTACCGGAGCGACCCAACTTCTTTGTCGCCGATTGCTCCTTTATCTCGCTTAAGTTGGTGCTGCCCCCCCTGAAGGCGCTCGTCACACCAGATGCCGTAGGCGTGGTCCTCGTGAAACCGCAATTCGAAGCCGGGCGCAATGCCGTCGGCAAGGGCGGCGTGGTGCGCGATTCAAAGATTCACGATGCAGTACTAACCGATGTGGCGGCTTCAGCGCGCGACTTGGGATTCCTCTCCGATCGTGTGATACCCTCTCCCTTGCTGGGACCGGCGGGGAACAAGGAGTTCCTGATGGAACTGAAGGTGGCGCACCATGCTTGA